A DNA window from Danio aesculapii chromosome 14, fDanAes4.1, whole genome shotgun sequence contains the following coding sequences:
- the si:ch1073-303k11.2 gene encoding LRRN4 C-terminal-like protein, whose amino-acid sequence MFLLWFLLLLQVCVPVRSTSASPSQHHTRVRIIEVEDDYDDINTHTTHSPLAPGLTISRAIRRPCDYDPCAVQTSPCDVISAQTGCLCPGLTGPQERPEPPDLRELRPGSGGGVSVLWCAPRSTVTRYEVSLKDEKNSVQTFGEHLRSGVIPGLKFGQIVCVAAGNEAGLSEQSCTQYEAPQVDHAALSAGVIAGCIGFFLLLLALSVILWRKRTCRKGGMGDAEGLGNPSYSNDGVL is encoded by the coding sequence ATGTTTCTGCTGTGGTTCCTCCTGCTCCTCCAGGTGTGTGTGCCGGTGCGCTCCACCTCCGCCAGCCCATCTCAGCATCACACACGTGTACGCATCATCGAGGTGGAGGACGATTAtgatgatataaacacacacaccacacactctCCTCTGGCTCCAGGACTCACCATCTCTCGTGCAATCCGCAGGCCGTGTGATTACGACCCGTGCGCGGTACAAACGAGCCCCTGTGATGTTATCTCCGCCCAAACCGGCTGTCTGTGCCCGGGACTCACCGGCCCGCAGGAGAGACCTGAACCTCCAGATCTGCGGGAGCTCCGGCCGGGCTCCGGTGGAGGAGTGTCCGTACTCTGGTGCGCACCTCGATCCACAGTCACACGTTACGAGGTCTCACTAAAGGATGAAAAAAACAGCGTGCAGACTTTTGGAGAGCATCTGAGAAGCGGTGTCATCCCCGGGCTTAAATTTGGGCAGATTGTGTGTGTGGCGGCTGGGAATGAAGCAGGGCTCAGCGAACAGTCCTGCACCCAATATGAGGCTCCTCAGGTGGATCACGCGGCTCTGAGCGCTGGGGTCATCGCAGGATGCATCGGCTTTTTTCTGCTCCTTCTGGCGCTTTCTGTGATTCTCTGGAGGAAAAGGACGTGTAGGAAGGGTGGGATGGGGGATGCGGAGGGTCTCGGGAATCCTTCATACTCTAATGATGGAGTTCTGTGA